In the genome of Chryseobacterium arthrosphaerae, one region contains:
- a CDS encoding regulatory protein RecX, producing MEKKSFTFEEIKQKLVSYCVYQDRCHAEVEQKMKEFLLIDEAREEIILYLLKENYLNEERFTRSYIRGKFYIKHWGKNKIRMHLKQKQISEKLINSCFDEIYEDDYIKTIKRIYEDYSSKQKGLQEYQKKSKTIKYLMSRGFEYEKINDIFD from the coding sequence ATGGAAAAAAAATCTTTTACTTTCGAGGAAATCAAGCAGAAACTGGTCAGCTATTGTGTTTACCAGGACAGGTGTCATGCAGAAGTAGAGCAGAAGATGAAAGAATTCCTGCTGATTGATGAAGCGAGAGAAGAAATTATCCTGTATCTCCTCAAAGAAAACTACTTAAATGAAGAACGCTTTACAAGGAGTTATATCAGAGGTAAATTTTACATCAAGCATTGGGGGAAGAATAAAATCAGAATGCATCTGAAACAGAAGCAGATATCCGAAAAACTGATCAACTCGTGCTTTGATGAAATATATGAAGATGACTACATCAAAACCATCAAAAGAATTTATGAGGATTACTCTTCTAAACAGAAAGGATTACAGGAATATCAAAAAAAATCAAAAACTATAAAATATCTCATGAGCAGAGGCTTTGAATATGAGAAAATAAATGATATTTTTGACTAA